The following proteins are encoded in a genomic region of Pyricularia oryzae 70-15 chromosome 6, whole genome shotgun sequence:
- a CDS encoding hydrolase, translating to MRIGCLQFAPQVGDVDNNLNRADSVLNRADPRDLDDLDLLVLPEMAFSGYNFKSLQEIKPFLEPQGSGISALWARTTALKYDCKVAVGYPEIVNSTTDWTPTSQYFNSLLLVNEEGETLANYRKQHLYYTDETWCAEGTGGFFQGEVDGIGQTAMGICMDINPYKFEAPWHQFEFAFHILESHANVVIISMAWSTLEGRAAFCSKPYEPDMETLEYWAKRMEPLIRAEREDEIILIFANRCGIERDALYAGTSAVMGIQNGEVNVYGVLGRGTKHLLVVDTDNGPFAKLVSRPGRDTAEGEWDGTTTDAEVQAGDSRSPADDDLDNFLDLNKIIDPVNYRPSAPVQVTAVECALYACVPEVPEEAEEAEGPAKAESAEPAKPTEPLEKPTNDEIADWAMDIDGKEPTPSEPAESFVDLPRADSPILSPVRPRLTISTATSPATPVKNPHASDSSAFPAAPPHDLDTPPPTGEFPDQEYLAAAAQVDQLLFSATALHTPEEPDWPLPDPSRSRSQSPLRSQSPLDLKPLPLPPPLEGNKPLPLRPQERMSPVKSTFRSSPVKNEFTIPLPISPPPAPEDIPLPEEHLQDVQGVSQVEVQSPLTAIPAPELISAITREMPLVLPRHIGSEYRPRDSGISEPSMTIEVESRNKETVVVHLRDQTPSPSPPRSVTITFSIGTAL from the exons ATGAGGATTGGTTGTCTTCAGTTTGCGCCACAGGTTGGCGATGTCGACAACAACCTTAACCGCGCCGACTCGGTTCTCAACCGCGCGGATCCCCGTGACCTCGATGACCTTGACCTACTGGTGCTTCCCGAAATGGCCTTTAGTG GGTACAATTTCAAGTCGCTTCAGGAGATCAAGCCTTTCCTCGAGCCGCAGGGCTCAGGTATATCGGCACTTTGGGCCAGGACTACGGCGCTCAAGTACGACTGCAAAGTCGCTGTGGGCTACCCGGAAATAGTCAACAGCACCACCGACTGGACGCCCACGTCGCAGTACTTCAACTCATTGCTCTTGGTCAATGAGGAGGGCGAGACCCTGGCAAACTACAGGAAGCAGCACCTCTACTACACCGACGAGACGTGGTGCGCAGAGGGTACCGGAGGCTTCTTCCAGGGTGAGGTGGATGGCATCGGTCAGACTGCCATGGGAATAT GCATGGATATCAA CCCCTACAAATTCGAAGCACCATGGCATCAGTTCGAGTTCGCATTCCATATCCTCGAGTCGCACGCCAACGTCGTCATCATCTCCATGGCCTGGAGCACGCTCGAGGGCCGTGCTGCCTTCTGCAGCAAGCCATACGAGCCCGACATGGAGACTCTTGAGTATTGGGCCAAACGTATGGAGCCCCTGATCCGCGCCGAGAGAGAGGACGAGATTATCCTCATATTCGCCAACCGTTGCGGTATCGAGCGAGACGCCCTGTATGCCGGCACCAGCGCCGTCATGGGCATTCAGAACGGCGAGGTGAACGTCTACggcgtcctcggccgcggtactaagcacctcctcgtcgtcgataCGGACAACGGCCCATTTGCGAAGCTGGTCAGCCGCCCGGGTAGGGACACGGCCGAGGGCGAGTGGGACGGCACTACGACCGACGCCGAAGTACAGGCTGGCGACTCGCGCTCCCCCGCTGACGACGACCTAGACAACTTCTTGGACCTGAACAAGATCATCGATCCCGTTAACTATCGGCCCTCGGCACCAGTGCAGGTGACTGCGGTCGAATGCGCCCTGTATGCTTGTGTGCCTGAGGTTCCCGAGGAGGCTGAAGAAGCCGAAGGACCTGCTAAGGCGGAAAGTGCGGAGCCTGCAAAACCGACCGAGCCACTTGAGAAGCCGACCAATGACGAAATAGCCGACTGGGCAATGGACATCGATGGAAAGGAGCCGACTCCAAGCGAGCCCGCCGAGTCGTTCGTCGACTTGCCGCGCGCTGACAGTCCCATACTGTCCCCAGTGCGACCGCGACTGACTATATCGACGGCAACTTCGCCAGCAACTCCGGTAAAGAACCCGCATGCCTCGGACTCTAGCGCTTTTCCGGCAGCGCCGCCACACGACCTCGATACACCTCCACCCACTGGCGAGTTTCCCGATCAGGAGTACCTAGCGGCAGCAGCTCAGGTGGACCAGCTGTTGTTCAGCGCGACGGCTTTGCACACGCCAGAAGAACCAGACTGGCCGCTCCCCGACCCCTCACGGTCGCGATCTCAGTCGCCTTTACGATCCCAATCGCCTCTGGACCTcaagccgctgccgctgcctcCTCCTCTCGAAGGCAACAAGCCGTTGCCGCTGCGACCCCAGGAAAGGATGTCCCCGGTAAAGAGTACATTCAGATCATCGCCGGTGAAGAACGAGTTCACAATTCCGTTGCCGATTTCGCCTCCTCCCGCGCCCGAAGATATTCCCCTGCCAGAGGAGCACTTGCAGGATGTCCAAGGTGTGTCGCAGGTAGAGGTGCAGTCGCCCCTGACGGCCATACCAGCACCGGAGTTGATATCGGCCATTACGCGTGAGATGCCGCTCGTGCTGCCACGGCACATCGGCTCAGAATATCGGCCGAGAGATAGCGGAATATCGGAGCCGTCGATGACTATCGAGGTCGAGAGTCGCAACAAGGAAACGGTCGTGGTGCATCTGCGAGACCAGACGCCTTCTCCATCGCCTCCACGCTCCGTTACCATAACCTTTAGTATCGGAACCGCGTTGTGA
- a CDS encoding arginine biosynthesis ArgJ codes for MASKSTSTAVWGQLRHLAQQQTRCYSATADSIPASKKKYVPTKGVYPKGFRVSGTIVGVKPGNTTKPDLAFVTSDTPCAAAAVFTKNRFQAAPVTFSRDLLKKKGNSGVNGVIINSGCANAVTGKGGLEDAESMAREADRCLGGDGTIVMSTGVIGQRLPIKRILDNVPAAHSRLGSSHDHWLSCATAICTTDTFPKLMSRSFTLPSSPSVEYRIAGMTKGAGMIHPNMATLLGVIATDAPIAPAVLPSLLKNAVDRSFNSITIDGDTSTNDTVALLANGAAGGKEIASESSPDFAAFRDVLNVFSEDLAKLIVRDGEGATKFVTIRVVESDSEETAKKVASTIARSPLVKTALYGKDANWGRILCATGYALISEPGSAAVAEVSDKIVPEKTNVSFVPTDGTAELKLLVDGEPEQVDEVRAAEILKAEDLEILVRLGTGKAEGTYWTCDFSHEYVTINGDYRT; via the exons ATGGCTTCCAAGAGCACTTCCACGGCGGTTTGGGGCCAATTGAGGCATTTAGCCCAACAGCAAACGCGCTGCTATTCTGCCACTGCCGACTCCATCCCGGCCTCCAAGAAAAAGTACGTACCGACCAAGGGCGTCTACCCAAAGGGCTTTCGCGTCTCCGGTACAATTGTGGGAGTCAAACCAGGGAATACCACCAAGCCGGACCTGGCTTTTGTTACTTCAGACACGCCTTGTGCCGCTGCTGCAGTCTTCACCAAGAACCGGTTCCAGGCCGCTCCCGTCACCTTCAGCAGAGACTTGTTGAAGAAGAAGGGTAACTCGGGCGTCAATGGTGTCATAATCAACTCTGGCTGTGCCAATGCCGTGACAGGCAAGGGCGGGCTGGAGGACGCCGAGTCCATGGCTCGTGAGGCGGACCGCTGTctgggcggcgacggcaccATCGTTATGAGCACAGGCGTCATTGGCCAGCGCCTGCCCATCAAGAGGATCCTCGACAATGTACCCGCGGCTCATTCCCGTCTGGGTTCCTCACATGACCACTGGCTTTCTTGCGCTACCGCCATCTGCACCACCGACACCTTCCCGAAGCTCATGTCGCGCTCCTTCACCTTGCCGTCGTCGCCATCCGTCGAGTACCGCATAGCGGGCATGACAAAGGGCGCCGGCATGATCCACCCCAACATGGCCACTCTCCTGGGCGTGATCGCTACCGATGCTCCTATTGCGCCTGCAGTCCTCCCAAGCCTCTTGAAGAATGCCGTCGACCGTTCTTTCAACAGCATCACCATTGACGGTGATACCTCGACCAACGACACGGTTGCCCTGCTGGCCAACGGCGCCGCTGGCGGAAAGGAAATCGCCTCCGAGTCATCTCCCGACTTTGCTGCATTCCGTGATGTTTTGAACGTCTTCTCTGAGGATCTTGCGAAGCTCATCGTCCGTGATGGCGAGGGAGCGACCAAGTTTGTGACCATCCGTGTGGTGGAGTCTGACAGCGAGGAGACGGCCAAGAAGGTGGCTAGCACCATTGCCCGCTCGCCCCTGGTGAAGACTGCACTCTACGGAAAGGATGCAAACTGGGGCCGTATCCTGTGCGCCACGGGGTACGCGCTGATTTCTGAGCCGGGATCGGCGGCTGTTGCCGAGGTTTCTGATAAA ATCGTACCGGAGAAGACAAACGTCTCGTTTGTTCCTACTGACGGCACCGCCGAACTCAAGTTGCTGGTTGACGGCGAGCCGGAACAGGTTGATGAGGTCCGTGCTGCCGAAATATTAAAGGCCGAGGACCTTGAGATCCTGGTCAGGCTTGGCACCGGCAAAGCTGAGGGTACATACTGGACCTGTGATTTCAGCCATGAATATGT CACGATCAACGGCGACTACCGGACATGA